GGTGGACTATGCCGATTTGGATGGAAACTTGCTCATTAATAATGATCCATATCGCGGCGTTTTGGTAGAAAATGGAAAGTTGGTTTTACCCAAAGGAAATGGGTTGGGGGTTTCATTGAATTCTAATGCATCAGATTTAATTTAATAGTAGAGACGCATAGCCACGCATCTTTACATTTTACTGTGAAAATACTCGGCATAGAGCATATCGGGATTGCTGTAAACAGCATAGACAAGGATGCGCCTTTTTGGAAGCATGTACTCAATATACCCCATAGGCGTACAGAAGTTGTGTCAGACCAAGGTGTCACTACGGATATCTATGATACGGGTCAGGGGAAAGTTGAACTATTAGAAGCCCTTGGTGCCGATACACCCATCGGCAAGTATTTAGAAAAAAGAGGCCCTGGTGTGCATCATGTATGCTTTGAAGTAGATAATATAACTAAAGCAATACAAGAACTTAAAGAGTCAAAAATTCAAGTGTTATCTAATAGTCCAACCACAGGTGCCGAAGGATATAAAGTGGTGTTTATTCATCCCAAAAGCACGGGCGGTGTTTTGGTGGAATTGGCGGAAAAACCAAAATAAATGATGTGCGATGATGCGCGTTAGCGAATCATTTCAATCCTTCTAAAATTATTCTTCTAGTTTTTCCACTGTTTCCTGGATGAATTTCCAAGACTCTTTTAAATGATTCAACGTGGTGGTGGCTTGTCCCACCGAAAAGCGAATTACGAACTTATCATTCAATTTCGTATGAGTTAAGTACAACCGACCGCTTTCATTCAAAATATGTAATAATCTTTCGTTGAATGCATCTCCCTTATTGTGACGGAAACAAATCAAATTCAACGGTGCCGGTGCCATTAGTTCAAACTGATTATCTGCTTCGATCCATGATTTCAATTTTTGCGTATTTTCCACATGTCCTCTAATAAATGTCTGCAATCCTTGCACACCATAATAATTAATTACATGCCACAATTTCAGTGCACGAAACCGTCGACCGAGAGGAATTCCCCAATCACGATAGTTAATTACCATCTCGGAATCAGTATCTTTGTTCTTCAAGTACTCCGGTAAAATGGATAAAGAATCAATTAATACTTTTCTATTGGCTACATAAAAAACACTGCAGTCAAAACTGGTGAGCATCCATTTGTGGGGATTAAATGTATAACTGTCTGCATATTCCAATCCGTCGTGTATAAAACGAAATTCAGGACATAAAGCGGCTGGTCCGGCTAAGGCAGCATCTACGTGGAGCCATATGTTGAATTCTATACAAATTTTTCCGATATCTTCAATGGGATCCAATGCGGTGCTGGATGTGGTCCCGACAGTTGCACATACAAATGCGGGGATGAACCCATTGGAAATATCGATTTCAATGGATTTTCTCAAGTGTTTTGGATTCATGGCAAAAGAGTCATCCACCTTTATCAGGCGAAGGCTGTCTTTACCAATTCCTGCTATTTTTACGGCCTTTTCTATGGATGAGTGTGCCTGAGAAGAGGTGTAGGCTGTTAATCGCTGATTACCACCGTTTTTATTTGTTTGTCCATTGGATGCCTTTTCTCGCGCCGCAATTAATGCCACGAGGCTGGAGCTGGATGCCGTATCCTGCAAAACACCTCCTCCGGTAGAATTGGATTTAAATTTATTCGGTAAGTCCATCATATCCACAAGCCAATCTAATACATGGGTTTCTACTTCGGTGCAAGAAGGGCTGGTGGTCCAATTCATGCCATTAATGCCCAAACCTGTAGAAATAAGATCCCCAAGAATGGCGGGACCACTGGTGGCACAAGGGAAGAATC
The window above is part of the Candidatus Neomarinimicrobiota bacterium genome. Proteins encoded here:
- the mce gene encoding methylmalonyl-CoA epimerase; the protein is MKILGIEHIGIAVNSIDKDAPFWKHVLNIPHRRTEVVSDQGVTTDIYDTGQGKVELLEALGADTPIGKYLEKRGPGVHHVCFEVDNITKAIQELKESKIQVLSNSPTTGAEGYKVVFIHPKSTGGVLVELAEKPK
- a CDS encoding aspartate aminotransferase family protein translates to MNKHSNLHMTTDEFRKQGHAVIDWIADYYDNIEDYPVLSQAQPGDIRSTLSDFAPQKGRPYDEILADMNHFMPGITHWQSPNFHGFFPCATSGPAILGDLISTGLGINGMNWTTSPSCTEVETHVLDWLVDMMDLPNKFKSNSTGGGVLQDTASSSSLVALIAAREKASNGQTNKNGGNQRLTAYTSSQAHSSIEKAVKIAGIGKDSLRLIKVDDSFAMNPKHLRKSIEIDISNGFIPAFVCATVGTTSSTALDPIEDIGKICIEFNIWLHVDAALAGPAALCPEFRFIHDGLEYADSYTFNPHKWMLTSFDCSVFYVANRKVLIDSLSILPEYLKNKDTDSEMVINYRDWGIPLGRRFRALKLWHVINYYGVQGLQTFIRGHVENTQKLKSWIEADNQFELMAPAPLNLICFRHNKGDAFNERLLHILNESGRLYLTHTKLNDKFVIRFSVGQATTTLNHLKESWKFIQETVEKLEE